The Nitrospira sp. genome contains a region encoding:
- a CDS encoding PilZ domain-containing protein: protein MIRMERRRHRRVSTQVKSLLRANSHEVEGKATDLSLGGARIESSLSVEPGKLIVVKLLMPGDDVPIVIEQAQVQWSVDRTFGVRFLDVQQQDRDELEALIDECIALDEGKET from the coding sequence TTGATTCGTATGGAGCGGCGGCGGCATCGTCGAGTGTCAACGCAGGTCAAGAGCCTGCTTCGGGCCAACTCGCACGAGGTGGAGGGAAAGGCTACTGACCTTTCCCTGGGGGGCGCCAGAATCGAGAGTTCGCTGAGTGTTGAACCGGGAAAGCTGATTGTCGTGAAGCTCTTGATGCCGGGTGATGACGTTCCCATCGTGATCGAGCAGGCGCAGGTTCAGTGGAGTGTCGATCGGACGTTTGGTGTCAGATTCCTGGATGTGCAGCAACAGGATCGGGACGAGTTGGAAGCGTTGATCGACGAATGCATTGCGCTGGATGAAGGGAAAGAGACATGA